A portion of the Fusobacterium nucleatum genome contains these proteins:
- a CDS encoding NRAMP family divalent metal transporter, producing MEKKNNLSVLLGAAFLMATSAIGPGFMTQTAVFTKDMGATFAFVILASVLMSFVAQLNVWRVLAVSKMRGQDIANNVLPGLGYFITFLVCLGGLAFNIGNVGGAALGFQVLFDLDLKIAALVSGALGVIIFSFKSASKLMDKLTQILGAMMILLIGYVAFSTNPPVGTAIKETFIPSSVNLIAIITLIGGTVGGYIMFSGGHRLIDAGIIGEENLPQVNKSAILGMGVATIVRIFLFLAVLGVVSLGNQLDAGNPAADAFKIAAGTVGYKIFGLVFLAAALTSIVGAAYTSVSFLKTLFKVVKNYENLFIIGFIVVSTLILIFLGKPVKLLVLAGSLNGLILPITLAITLIASKKEGIVGKYKHSNILFLLGWVVVVVTAYIGVQSLSKLAELFA from the coding sequence ATGGAGAAAAAAAATAATTTATCTGTTCTTTTAGGAGCAGCATTTCTAATGGCAACTTCGGCAATAGGACCTGGATTTATGACTCAAACAGCAGTTTTTACAAAAGATATGGGAGCAACATTTGCCTTTGTAATATTAGCATCAGTTCTAATGTCTTTTGTAGCTCAATTAAATGTATGGAGAGTTCTTGCTGTTTCTAAAATGAGAGGGCAAGATATTGCAAATAATGTTCTACCAGGGCTTGGCTATTTTATAACATTTTTAGTTTGTTTAGGTGGTTTGGCTTTCAATATAGGAAATGTTGGTGGGGCTGCCTTAGGTTTTCAAGTTTTATTTGATTTAGATTTAAAAATTGCTGCTCTTGTAAGTGGAGCATTGGGAGTAATTATATTCTCTTTTAAATCTGCTTCAAAACTTATGGATAAACTAACACAAATTTTGGGTGCAATGATGATTTTACTTATAGGATATGTTGCTTTCTCAACTAATCCCCCTGTTGGAACTGCTATAAAAGAAACTTTTATACCTAGTTCTGTAAATTTAATAGCCATTATCACTTTAATTGGAGGAACTGTTGGAGGTTATATTATGTTCTCTGGTGGGCATAGGCTTATAGACGCAGGAATTATTGGAGAAGAAAATTTACCACAAGTTAATAAATCAGCAATATTAGGAATGGGTGTTGCTACAATAGTAAGAATATTTTTATTCTTAGCAGTTTTAGGGGTTGTTTCTCTTGGAAATCAACTTGATGCAGGAAACCCAGCAGCAGATGCTTTTAAGATTGCTGCAGGAACTGTTGGATATAAAATATTTGGTTTAGTATTCTTAGCAGCTGCTTTAACTTCTATTGTTGGTGCTGCTTATACAAGTGTTTCTTTCTTAAAAACATTATTTAAAGTTGTTAAAAATTATGAAAATTTATTTATAATAGGTTTTATAGTTGTATCAACTTTAATTCTTATTTTCCTAGGTAAACCAGTAAAATTACTTGTTCTTGCAGGTTCATTAAATGGACTTATCTTACCTATCACTTTAGCAATCACTTTAATAGCTAGTAAAAAAGAAGGAATTGTTGGAAAATACAAACATTCAAATATTTTATTCTTATTAGGTTGGGTTGTTGTAGTTGTAACTGCATATATAGGAGTACAATCCCTATCTAAGTTAGCAGAATTATTTGCTTAA
- a CDS encoding 5-oxoprolinase subunit PxpA has product MKFFVDLNSDIGEGYGAYKLGMDEEIMKCVTSVNCACGWHAGDPLIMDKTIKIAKENNVAVGAHPGYPDLLGFGRRKMVVTPDEARAYMLYQLGALNAFAKANETKLQHMKLHGAFYNMAAVEKDLADAVLDGIEQFDKDIIVMTLSGSYMAKEGKRRGLKVAEEVFADRGYNPDGTLVNRNLPGAFVKEPDEAIARVIKMIKTKKVTAVNGEEIDIAADSICVHGDNPKAIEFVDRIRKSLIADGIEVKSLYEFIK; this is encoded by the coding sequence ATCTAAATTCTGACATTGGTGAAGGTTATGGAGCTTACAAACTTGGAATGGATGAAGAAATTATGAAATGTGTTACCAGTGTAAATTGTGCTTGTGGTTGGCATGCAGGTGACCCATTGATTATGGACAAAACAATTAAAATTGCAAAAGAAAATAATGTTGCTGTTGGTGCTCACCCTGGATATCCAGACTTGTTAGGTTTTGGTAGACGGAAAATGGTAGTAACTCCTGATGAAGCTAGGGCATATATGTTATATCAACTCGGTGCTTTAAATGCTTTTGCAAAAGCTAATGAAACTAAACTTCAACATATGAAATTACATGGTGCTTTCTATAATATGGCAGCTGTTGAAAAAGATTTAGCAGATGCAGTTTTAGATGGAATAGAACAATTTGATAAAGATATAATAGTTATGACTTTAAGTGGAAGTTATATGGCAAAAGAAGGTAAAAGAAGAGGATTAAAAGTTGCAGAAGAAGTTTTTGCAGATAGAGGATACAATCCTGATGGAACTCTTGTAAATAGAAATTTGCCTGGTGCTTTTGTAAAAGAACCTGATGAAGCTATTGCCAGAGTTATAAAAATGATAAAGACTAAAAAGGTTACTGCTGTTAATGGAGAAGAAATTGACATTGCTGCTGATTCTATCTGTGTACATGGAGATAACCCAAAAGCCATTGAATTTGTGGATAGAATAAGAAAGTCATTAATTGCAGATGGAATAGAAGTAAAATCACTATATGAATTTATAAAATAA